One bacterium genomic window, GCGGCGCTGCCGGCCCTGCGACCGAATACCACTACATCCAGTAAGGAGTTTCCCATCAATCTGTTACGACCGTGGACTCCACCCGAGGCTTCGCCGGCGACCAGCAGGTCCGGCACGTTGGTCGCGCAGTCTGCCGTAATCTCGACTCCGCCGTTCTGGTAGTGGAGCGTAGGGTAGACGAGCATCGGTTCTTTGGCGATGTCGATGCCGTGTCTGCCGAACTGACGGACCATGGCCGGCAGCTCGCGTTTGACCGTGCCGGGCCCGCGCCGGATTTCTATCATCGGCGTGTCGAGCCAGACGGCCTGCACCGCAGTCGGTGTGGTGAGGCATTTGCCGATGCTGCACTCGCGGATGATGGCGGACGCGACCACGTCTCGTGTCTCGAGCGGGAAGATGAACTGGTTGCCATCGGAGTTGACCAGTTGCGCGCCGATGCTGCGGACCTTCTCGGTCACTAGCAGGCCGAGTATCTGTTGCGGATAGGCGGCGCCGGTCGGATGGTACTGCATCGTATCGATGAATGCGAGGTGCGCTCCCGCGCGGTAGGCGAGGACGAGTCCGTCGCCGGTCGCTCCGTAGTGATTGGAGGTCGGGAAGCCCTGGTAGTGGAGTCTGCCGCTGCCGCCGGTAGCAATGATGACGACCTTGGCCCGGACGACCGAGTAGCGGTTCAGGTTGAGGTTCTGCAGCACCGCGCCGGTCACCGCGTCCCTGGCGTCAGTCAGGAGTTCGACCGCGGGCGAGAACTCGAGCAGCGTGATGTCGTTGCGGCTACGGACCTCGTCGCGCAGGGTGCGCATGATTTCGGCGCCCGTATAGTCGCGCGCGGTGTGCATGCGGCGGCGCGAAGTCCCGCCACCATGGATGGTCTTCATCGAGCCATCCGGGTTCTTGTCGAACATCGCGCCGAGGTCTTCGAGCCAGCCGATGGACTCGGGCGCATCGGATACTAGCGCCTCCACCAGGTCGGGCGTATTGGCAAAGTGGCCGCCGCCCATGACGTCGAGGTAGTGAATGGCTGGTGAATCAACATCCTTGTCTGCGGCCTGGATACCACCCTGCGCCATCATGGTGTTGGCATCGCCGAGACGGAGCTTGGTCGCGATCATCACTTTGGCGCCGGCGTTGTCGGCCATGATTGCTGCGGAGCAGCCCGCACCGCCGCCGCCGACGATGAGCACGTCGCAGTCATAGTCGGGCTTGTCCAGAGAAAGACCGGGGACCGGGGACTGAGGACCGGGGACTTCCGGCAGCGTGGAGTCGGCCTCAAGTAGTTGCGCCAGTTCGCGCGGGGTGCGGTCACCCGCATTCGGGCCGATGTGGAGGGTCGCGAAAGTCTCGGCCCGGTAGTCGGGGTGAAAGCCCTTGAGCAGCGCTTCCTTGGCCTCGGCCGTGGCGCGGGGGAAGGTCTCAGTCATGCGCTTCTCGCGGCCGGCGACGAGCCGGTTCAGTGAATCCTGCATGGTCGAAGGATAGCTCATCTTCCCTCCGACCGGACGAGTCCAGAATTCAGAAACCAGAAACCAGAATTCAGAATTCTTCGGAATCCGGCTCCCAACTCTGAACTCTGGGTTCTGAATTCTGACGTCTGGGTTTTCCTATTCCTCATGTCACTCTCCCGGCTCGATGTCGCGCTCGGCGTAGCGCTTCTTGAGTTCATCCTTGGACTGCTTCTTGGCTGCTGCGAGGTCGGCATTGAACTTGCCGGCCTTTATCTCCTCGCAGCGGCGGGCAAGGTGTTCGGATTTGGGGGCAAGGTTGCGGCCGTAGATGCGGCGGCAGAGCAGGGCCGCGTTGTGCTTGACCAGCTCGGCCGGGCAGCGAGAGACGCAAAGGCCGCACATGATGCAGTCGAATGAGATGTCGGCAGCCGCGGCAAGGTCGCCGCGTACAATCGCGGAAACATAGCCGAGCACGTCGATGTCCTGCGGGCAGGACTTGGTGCAGGTGTTGCACCCGTAGCAGCGAAGCATCTCGGGGTAGAGGTCGAGAACTTCCTTCGCCTCGCCCTTGAGTTCGGACAGGCGGTAGCGGGAGCGGTTGGCCGGGTAGAAAGGAATCATGGCGAGCTGCATGTCGGGCTCGACTTTGGTCTGGCAGGCCAAGGCGAACTTCAGGTGGTAGTCGCCGGGCATCCGGTACACCGTCGCGCACGCGCCGCAGAACCCGCCCCGGCAACCGACGCCGCGGACCAGTTTGTACCCGGCATATTCGAAGGCCTGCAGAATCGTCAACGAGTCGGGCACGCGGTGCCGCTCGCCCATGATGTAAATGTCAACAAGATTGGTATCAGCCATTCGCGGCCTCCTCAAGGAAAGCGTCCAGATAATAGTCGTCGGTCGGCCCGAGCCGTTCCAACAGGTGCTTCATCTGCTCGACCGTGCGGGTCTTCACGATGTAGTGCTTGATGCTGGTATCCACCTGCGGACACGACATGACGCAGGCATAGCAGCGGTCGCAGTCAGTGCCGACCATGGTCTCCAGCGCCAGCGAGGTGCGCTGGGCGGTCTTCTGCAGGCGCGCGGGCTCGCGAGCGAGGAGCGAGCAGATATCCACGCAGTTGCCGCAGCCGAGACATGCGCGGGTACCGGTCAGCTCCGCTTCGGTCTTGAGCGTATGGGACGGGCCGAAGCCGGAGGAGAGGAGTCGGCAGCGGGCTACCGGCGGCTCGGAAATGTCGAGGATGCGTTCGAGGACTTCGAGCACGTCCTCAATTTCAGTCTGTTTGGTGTTGGGCATGGTTGGAGATAGGAGCTATGGGATCAACACGACCTGTGAGGACGCTACGCAGCCTTCTGTTTCTTGAACTCTTCGGTCAGCATCGGAACTATCTTGAACAGGTCGCCGACGATGCCGTAGTCAGCCACCTTGAATATGTTGGCTTCCGAGTCCTTGTTGATGGCAACGATGGTCTTGGAGTTGATCATACCGACAAGATGCTGGATAGCGCCTGAGATACCGCAGGCGATGTAGAGCGAAGGCGCGACGACCTTGCCGGTCTGACCGACTTGGAACTGGTGGTCGCGCCAGCCGGCATCGACTGCGGCCCGCGACGCTCCGACAGCGGCGTTGACTACTCCGGCCAGTTCTTCGAGCATGACGTAGTTCTCAGGGCCCTTCATACCGCGGCCGCCGGAGATGATGATATCAGCCTCGGTCAGCTCAACGGTCTTGATTACCGCCTTCACGATTTCGGCGACCTTGGTACGGAGCTCGGCCGGGGCGGCGTCGCTTGCGACGATCTGGGCACCTTTGTCATTCTCGGGCTGAGCACCATAGGCCCGAGGGCGCATGGTTATGACGAGCGGGTTGGCCGAAGGTGCTTTGACTCGCGTGATTGCCTTCCCGGCATAGACCGGCCGGGTCAGGATGGGGTTGCCCGCCTCATCGAACTCCAGCGCGGTGCAATCCGGGATGATGGCCGTCTCGAGGCGGGCGGCAAGCGCGGCGCTCAGGTCCTTGCCCATGACCGTTGATGACAGCACTACAGTGTGAGGCTTGTGCTCGCGGCACAGCTTCTCGATGGCGCCGGCGTATCCGTCCGGTGTGTAGAACTGAAGCGACGGGGAATCGACGGTGATGACCTTGTTCACGCCGAACTTCACGACTTCGTCGGCAAGGCCTTTGATGCCGGAACCGACTATCACCGCGGCCAAATCACCGCCGCGCTTCTCGGCGATCGCATAGCCGACACAGAGGTCTTCGAACGCGACCTTCTTCAGCTTGCCTTCACGCTGTTCGCAGAATACGAGTACCATT contains:
- a CDS encoding electron transfer flavoprotein subunit alpha/FixB family protein — protein: MVLVFCEQREGKLKKVAFEDLCVGYAIAEKRGGDLAAVIVGSGIKGLADEVVKFGVNKVITVDSPSLQFYTPDGYAGAIEKLCREHKPHTVVLSSTVMGKDLSAALAARLETAIIPDCTALEFDEAGNPILTRPVYAGKAITRVKAPSANPLVITMRPRAYGAQPENDKGAQIVASDAAPAELRTKVAEIVKAVIKTVELTEADIIISGGRGMKGPENYVMLEELAGVVNAAVGASRAAVDAGWRDHQFQVGQTGKVVAPSLYIACGISGAIQHLVGMINSKTIVAINKDSEANIFKVADYGIVGDLFKIVPMLTEEFKKQKAA
- a CDS encoding FAD-binding protein translates to MSYPSTMQDSLNRLVAGREKRMTETFPRATAEAKEALLKGFHPDYRAETFATLHIGPNAGDRTPRELAQLLEADSTLPEVPGPQSPVPGLSLDKPDYDCDVLIVGGGGAGCSAAIMADNAGAKVMIATKLRLGDANTMMAQGGIQAADKDVDSPAIHYLDVMGGGHFANTPDLVEALVSDAPESIGWLEDLGAMFDKNPDGSMKTIHGGGTSRRRMHTARDYTGAEIMRTLRDEVRSRNDITLLEFSPAVELLTDARDAVTGAVLQNLNLNRYSVVRAKVVIIATGGSGRLHYQGFPTSNHYGATGDGLVLAYRAGAHLAFIDTMQYHPTGAAYPQQILGLLVTEKVRSIGAQLVNSDGNQFIFPLETRDVVASAIIRECSIGKCLTTPTAVQAVWLDTPMIEIRRGPGTVKRELPAMVRQFGRHGIDIAKEPMLVYPTLHYQNGGVEITADCATNVPDLLVAGEASGGVHGRNRLMGNSLLDVVVFGRRAGSAAAKLAKERTGDLQLGLTHLERWREEMKAKSLGSDIKSPLLLPDYTRKS
- a CDS encoding 4Fe-4S dicluster domain-containing protein; the protein is MADTNLVDIYIMGERHRVPDSLTILQAFEYAGYKLVRGVGCRGGFCGACATVYRMPGDYHLKFALACQTKVEPDMQLAMIPFYPANRSRYRLSELKGEAKEVLDLYPEMLRCYGCNTCTKSCPQDIDVLGYVSAIVRGDLAAAADISFDCIMCGLCVSRCPAELVKHNAALLCRRIYGRNLAPKSEHLARRCEEIKAGKFNADLAAAKKQSKDELKKRYAERDIEPGE